The Claveliimonas bilis genome window below encodes:
- a CDS encoding NAD(P)H-dependent oxidoreductase, whose translation MKKILFVNACVRPCSRTCLLAQEVLKKLNGQIEEVHLGHEQLSPLDLELLEKRNQLISSKNFSDPLFRYAAQFAAADEIVIAAPYWDLAFPSILRIYLEHVTVVGVTFQYSPDGIPLGLCKAKRIIYVTTAGGPIADRNLGYDYVKALSDAFYSIPEVLCFQAENLDIQGADVNGILEDAVLRIKEAL comes from the coding sequence ATGAAAAAAATATTATTTGTCAATGCCTGCGTAAGACCCTGCTCACGCACCTGTTTACTGGCACAGGAAGTTCTGAAAAAATTAAACGGACAGATAGAAGAAGTCCATCTTGGCCATGAACAACTTTCCCCTCTGGATCTGGAACTGTTAGAAAAGCGAAACCAGCTTATTTCATCCAAAAATTTTTCAGATCCTCTATTTCGCTATGCAGCCCAGTTTGCTGCCGCAGATGAAATTGTTATTGCAGCGCCCTACTGGGATCTGGCTTTTCCTTCCATCTTAAGGATATATCTCGAACATGTTACAGTAGTCGGCGTAACCTTCCAGTATTCCCCGGACGGTATTCCCCTGGGACTTTGCAAAGCAAAACGTATCATTTATGTGACAACAGCAGGCGGCCCTATCGCAGACCGAAACCTGGGCTACGATTATGTAAAGGCTCTGTCTGATGCCTTTTACAGTATACCGGAAGTGCTCTGCTTTCAGGCTGAAAACCTGGATATCCAGGGCGCTGACGTAAACGGCATTCTTGAAGACGCTGTTTTGCGAATCAAAGAAGCGCTCTGA
- a CDS encoding peptidoglycan DD-metalloendopeptidase family protein, translated as MEKKKVKKVLPLLMAATVVFSGFSTAWAEEPSGEQGLGQANEVEMSGEPEVSTEPETSMEPEEPEIPEEPETPTEPETPEVPTEPETPEEPEIPAEPETPTEPEEPEIPEEPETPTEPETPEGSTEPETPMEPEEPEIPAEPETPTEPEEPEIAETPTEPDNGSDEETKPIAPSPSVPQTGWNPQVLPVTGNQKERFLEEFTPSERLIPKVLRIKYSTDMPLENIPPFITTEMITGALKVQDEYGYPASVTIAQVIQESGFGKYGPYGEKGQGLSYLAFQYNNLFGVKGRGPAGSVQMKTGEETEEGRSYTIRAGFRMYHTYSESMEDRAKLLKEVYSDLIEGVTDANTFAMRIGSRWATDVDYGKSLIRQMETYDLYRLDRMTLETFDSLLGEFADPCPGSQVTSRFGWRQWSHSYHKGIDLGTGSENIPTYAVAAGTVIEAGWGGSAGNWIIIDHGEGIVTKYMHHSEMYVKEGDRVEKGEQIGLSGTTGRSTGNHLHFQLEIDGEAIDPEPYLFPEESGLNSQD; from the coding sequence TTGGAAAAGAAAAAAGTAAAGAAAGTACTTCCGCTGCTGATGGCGGCGACCGTAGTATTTTCGGGATTCTCAACAGCGTGGGCAGAAGAGCCGTCAGGGGAGCAGGGATTGGGACAAGCTAATGAAGTAGAAATGTCAGGCGAGCCGGAAGTTTCAACGGAACCGGAGACATCGATGGAACCGGAAGAACCGGAGATTCCGGAGGAACCAGAGACACCGACGGAACCGGAAACTCCGGAAGTTCCAACGGAGCCAGAGACACCGGAAGAACCGGAAATTCCAGCGGAGCCGGAAACGCCAACGGAACCGGAAGAACCAGAGATTCCAGAGGAACCAGAGACACCGACAGAGCCGGAAACTCCGGAAGGTTCAACGGAGCCGGAAACGCCAATGGAACCGGAAGAACCGGAAATTCCAGCGGAGCCGGAAACACCAACGGAACCGGAAGAACCGGAGATTGCAGAGACACCAACCGAACCGGATAACGGGTCAGATGAAGAGACAAAACCGATTGCTCCGTCGCCATCTGTACCGCAGACAGGATGGAATCCACAGGTACTACCAGTGACGGGAAATCAAAAGGAAAGATTCCTGGAAGAGTTTACTCCGTCAGAACGGCTCATTCCCAAGGTTTTACGGATAAAGTACAGTACAGATATGCCTCTTGAGAATATTCCGCCCTTTATTACTACAGAGATGATCACAGGAGCTTTGAAGGTACAGGATGAATACGGCTATCCGGCTTCTGTAACGATTGCTCAGGTTATTCAGGAATCCGGATTTGGAAAGTATGGTCCTTATGGTGAGAAGGGACAGGGGCTTTCCTACCTGGCCTTTCAGTACAATAATCTTTTCGGAGTCAAAGGGAGAGGGCCGGCCGGGTCTGTTCAGATGAAAACAGGGGAAGAAACAGAAGAAGGGAGAAGCTATACCATTCGGGCAGGATTCCGGATGTACCATACATACAGCGAAAGTATGGAGGACAGGGCAAAACTTTTGAAGGAAGTATATAGTGATCTGATCGAAGGGGTAACGGACGCCAATACTTTTGCCATGAGGATCGGAAGCCGTTGGGCAACGGACGTTGATTACGGAAAAAGCCTGATCCGGCAGATGGAAACTTATGATCTCTATCGTTTGGACCGAATGACACTGGAGACTTTTGACAGTCTGCTTGGAGAGTTTGCAGATCCATGTCCGGGGTCACAGGTAACAAGCAGATTCGGGTGGCGGCAGTGGAGCCATTCCTATCATAAAGGGATTGACCTTGGAACCGGCAGTGAAAATATCCCTACCTATGCGGTGGCAGCGGGAACAGTGATTGAAGCAGGCTGGGGCGGATCCGCCGGCAACTGGATCATCATTGACCACGGAGAAGGAATTGTGACAAAATATATGCATCACAGCGAGATGTATGTCAAAGAAGGAGACAGGGTGGAAAAGGGAGAGCAGATCGGTTTAAGCGGAACCACAGGGCGTTCTACAGGGAATCACCTGCATTTCCAGTTGGAGATAGACGGAGAAGCAATTGACCCGGAACCATATCTTTTCCCAGAGGAAAGCGGACTGAACAGTCAGGACTAA
- the lepB gene encoding signal peptidase I — MTEWNRKEIKEESPVEQAVSSRIEEIRTEKRGWKKWAAGTGAMACVLFLLSHVFFGLAVVEGSSMVPGYQDQDLTLYGKVRGELKRGDVVLARIQDGRTLIKRVIGLPGEEIYIEKESGGVYIDGDKLEEPYIQGQTSPGIGQENPLTLQEGEYFIMGDNRENSSDSRYYGPVKEGQIRGKVLWSLRKD; from the coding sequence ATGACGGAATGGAATAGGAAGGAAATAAAAGAAGAGAGCCCGGTGGAACAGGCAGTTTCCAGTCGGATAGAAGAGATCCGAACAGAAAAGCGGGGCTGGAAGAAGTGGGCAGCAGGGACCGGAGCAATGGCTTGTGTACTTTTTTTGCTGTCTCATGTGTTTTTCGGACTTGCTGTTGTAGAAGGTTCTTCTATGGTTCCCGGATATCAGGATCAGGATCTGACCCTTTACGGAAAAGTCCGTGGGGAATTGAAACGAGGAGATGTGGTGCTTGCCAGGATACAGGATGGGAGGACACTGATCAAACGGGTCATTGGGCTTCCCGGAGAAGAAATTTATATAGAGAAAGAAAGCGGAGGAGTATACATAGATGGGGATAAACTGGAAGAACCTTATATACAGGGACAGACAAGCCCCGGGATTGGTCAGGAAAATCCGTTGACGCTGCAAGAAGGGGAATACTTTATTATGGGAGATAATCGGGAGAATTCTTCCGATTCCAGATATTACGGACCAGTGAAAGAAGGACAGATCAGAGGAAAAGTCTTATGGTCCTTAAGGAAGGATTAG